A section of the Petrimonas sulfuriphila genome encodes:
- a CDS encoding BACON domain-containing protein — MHTSTLALSVAALILFFLPGCGKGEIPGGGENETITLEVSTSPIHFAAEGGSKEITVVTNAKSWSVTSSKSWCTVNKGASNFTVTATENKAFAPPEKAILIVAAEGTAKKVTIEVTQDAAVEPEEAYIRPVVDKVIMNYQGGNNGIGIETNVTGWSYRSDQSWCLLEKISDEGINITVDESWTGNIPRQALVTLYGNEGDSLASITVYQDPLPELDLFSSHGNTNIPLPSYGGTIVVTVMTNVTEFTLGYVGEWLQVNKINDTQFTITSTPNNSTQMRPEQEIIVYASTLTRKLWVYEEEAEEASDNDDYDYNDPTGWD; from the coding sequence ATGCATACATCAACACTCGCACTATCTGTCGCGGCCTTGATTTTATTTTTTTTGCCCGGTTGCGGCAAGGGTGAAATCCCCGGTGGAGGGGAAAACGAGACAATCACCCTGGAGGTATCCACCTCACCCATCCACTTCGCCGCTGAAGGAGGAAGCAAGGAGATCACAGTCGTAACGAACGCCAAAAGCTGGAGCGTCACATCCAGCAAGAGCTGGTGCACGGTCAACAAGGGAGCCTCCAACTTCACGGTAACTGCAACTGAAAACAAGGCTTTCGCCCCTCCGGAGAAAGCAATCCTAATCGTTGCAGCTGAGGGAACCGCCAAAAAGGTGACCATCGAGGTGACGCAAGATGCAGCCGTAGAGCCCGAGGAGGCTTACATCAGGCCGGTTGTCGATAAGGTGATCATGAATTATCAGGGGGGTAATAACGGAATTGGGATTGAAACCAACGTAACCGGCTGGAGCTATCGTTCTGATCAGTCCTGGTGCCTACTTGAAAAAATTTCGGACGAAGGCATTAACATCACCGTTGATGAAAGTTGGACGGGCAACATTCCCCGACAAGCCTTGGTCACCCTCTATGGGAATGAGGGCGACTCGCTCGCCTCCATCACGGTTTACCAGGATCCTTTGCCGGAGCTCGACCTCTTCTCCTCTCATGGGAACACCAACATACCCCTCCCTTCATACGGCGGCACCATCGTGGTCACGGTGATGACCAACGTGACCGAGTTCACCCTGGGATATGTTGGAGAGTGGTTGCAGGTGAATAAGATCAACGATACGCAGTTCACCATCACCTCAACGCCCAACAACAGCACCCAGATGAGACCGGAGCAGGAGATCATTGTCTATGCCAGCACGCTGACTCGAAAACTATGGGTATACGAAGAAGAGGCGGAAGAGGCTTCCGACAATGATGATTACGATTACAATGACCCCACGGGATGGGATTAA
- a CDS encoding helix-turn-helix transcriptional regulator has protein sequence MTHYFFTVMPLFVVFFWLILFLLDFRRNDTAKRFLTLFLGVALVNYLAHWFYFNHNYSVYRLLDSVWVFTSLAVYPLYYYYIRLLTEDLKLDWKWGWILIPAILLSSFSTVLYLLMSSAELDVFTHEVLYHNREYRVGYPLLVRLQVMRLVLFKVIFAMEVLLTLYFGLRLIRLFNEKVHAFYSNVENREISKIRTLLFFLVLTALISLVSNVVGKHFFSDHPSLLALPSLAHSMALFGISYVGYRQHFSIRDLCQDQQEGECCCGVESESEAMTGMEYDQLLSKLETLFEEDQIFKNPDLRLNDVAQELGTNRTYLSRLIRHRRDMTFCDFVNDYRVRYAEAVLSSPEQFRLTIDEVAFNSGFSGSSSFYRAFVKKNGIPPGKFRKQV, from the coding sequence ATGACACACTATTTTTTTACCGTGATGCCCCTGTTCGTTGTTTTCTTTTGGTTGATTCTCTTTTTGCTGGATTTCCGAAGAAACGATACTGCAAAGCGATTTCTCACACTCTTTTTAGGAGTCGCTTTGGTAAATTATCTTGCACACTGGTTTTATTTCAACCACAACTATTCGGTTTATCGCTTGCTCGACAGCGTATGGGTGTTTACTTCCCTAGCGGTTTATCCGTTGTATTACTACTATATTCGTCTGTTGACCGAGGATTTGAAGCTTGACTGGAAGTGGGGATGGATATTGATCCCTGCAATTCTGCTCTCCTCCTTTTCCACTGTACTCTACCTGCTGATGAGTTCGGCTGAGCTTGATGTGTTCACACATGAGGTACTGTATCATAACCGGGAGTACAGGGTCGGTTACCCATTGCTTGTCCGTCTTCAAGTAATGAGGCTCGTCCTGTTCAAGGTGATTTTTGCCATGGAAGTTTTGCTGACCCTCTATTTCGGGCTTCGTCTGATCAGACTTTTCAACGAGAAAGTACACGCTTTCTATTCAAACGTGGAAAACAGGGAGATCTCCAAAATCAGGACGTTGTTGTTTTTTCTGGTTTTGACAGCCCTGATTTCTTTGGTATCCAATGTTGTGGGGAAGCATTTTTTTTCAGATCATCCCTCGCTTCTGGCCCTTCCCTCCCTTGCTCACTCGATGGCCCTTTTCGGTATCAGCTATGTGGGTTACCGGCAACATTTTTCTATCCGTGACCTGTGTCAGGATCAGCAGGAAGGGGAGTGCTGTTGTGGCGTTGAGTCGGAGAGTGAGGCAATGACCGGGATGGAATATGACCAGCTCCTATCGAAGCTGGAAACCCTTTTCGAGGAGGATCAGATCTTTAAAAACCCTGATCTGCGGTTGAACGATGTGGCCCAGGAGTTGGGAACCAACCGCACTTACCTGTCCAGGCTGATCCGCCACAGGCGGGACATGACCTTTTGCGATTTTGTGAACGATTACCGCGTTCGCTACGCCGAAGCAGTGCTCTCTTCACCGGAGCAGTTCCGCCTGACTATCGATGAGGTTGCTTTCAACTCCGGTTTTTCCGGGAGCAGCTCGTTCTACCGCGCTTTTGTCAAGAAGAACGGAATCCCACCCGGCAAATTCAGGAAACAGGTTTAG
- the fucU gene encoding L-fucose mutarotase, whose translation MLKKIPKVLSPQLVKALMEMGHGDEIVLGDANFPGCSLSTNVIRADGLSGAVLLKAILELFPLDTYSEHSVFLMEVTPGDDYKPDIWEEYKEILSASGEPFSIGYLERFAFYDRAKTSFAVIASGEEALYANIILKKGVVR comes from the coding sequence ATGCTCAAAAAAATACCCAAAGTGCTATCGCCTCAGCTGGTAAAAGCCCTCATGGAGATGGGGCATGGCGATGAGATCGTTCTTGGTGACGCCAATTTTCCGGGCTGCAGCCTTTCAACCAACGTCATCAGGGCTGACGGGCTCTCCGGTGCTGTCTTACTGAAAGCCATTCTTGAGCTTTTTCCTTTAGACACCTATTCCGAACATTCGGTTTTTCTGATGGAAGTAACTCCCGGCGACGATTATAAACCGGATATATGGGAAGAATACAAAGAGATTTTGAGTGCTTCCGGCGAACCCTTCTCTATCGGCTACCTGGAACGGTTTGCTTTTTACGACAGGGCTAAAACATCTTTTGCCGTAATCGCTTCCGGCGAAGAGGCGCTTTATGCCAATATCATCTTAAAAAAAGGAGTGGTCAGATGA
- a CDS encoding NigD-like N-terminal domain-containing protein: MKDTAWGFVFFIVLLTVASCNKKDEHSLGEFHIDIATVIPMGENGYMLMLDNGKQLWPAATDVHYLPVGNYQRVFVNYTTLSDEQGGYDHYVKVNDIWNILTKKVIEQTSQNADSIGHDPVKINEAWVGNDYLNIDFMFNYGGVRPHAINLVIDSLHPDKAPDTLELEFRHNAYGSSSPKFFEGFICFDLKPLQRADTDSVQLTVKAKDEDGEKIFNVVYRYNQAALQNKIAETPIPVVASNEYY, from the coding sequence ATGAAAGATACCGCGTGGGGATTTGTTTTTTTTATCGTTTTACTTACAGTTGCATCGTGCAACAAGAAAGACGAACATTCGCTGGGCGAATTTCATATTGACATTGCTACGGTCATTCCCATGGGAGAGAACGGATACATGCTAATGCTCGACAACGGCAAGCAACTCTGGCCGGCTGCAACGGATGTACACTACCTGCCAGTGGGGAACTACCAGAGGGTATTTGTGAATTACACCACCTTATCGGATGAACAGGGCGGATATGATCATTACGTGAAAGTAAACGACATCTGGAATATTCTTACTAAAAAGGTCATCGAACAAACGTCGCAAAACGCCGACAGCATAGGGCATGATCCGGTAAAAATAAACGAAGCATGGGTAGGAAACGACTACCTGAATATCGATTTTATGTTCAATTACGGAGGAGTCAGGCCTCACGCCATCAACCTGGTGATTGATTCATTGCATCCGGACAAAGCCCCCGACACCCTTGAACTGGAGTTCCGGCACAATGCTTACGGCAGCTCAAGCCCGAAGTTTTTCGAGGGGTTTATCTGTTTCGATCTGAAACCGCTCCAACGAGCGGACACCGATTCCGTTCAACTAACGGTAAAAGCGAAAGACGAGGATGGAGAAAAAATATTCAACGTGGTTTACAGGTACAACCAGGCTGCGTTGCAAAACAAAATCGCTGAAACACCCATACCGGTTGTTGCATCGAACGAATACTATTAA
- the fucP gene encoding L-fucose:H+ symporter permease — protein sequence MKHSTSPSKPAVIEKKYLVPFILITSLFALWGFANDITNPMVAAFQTIMEIPVSEAALVQFAFYGGYGTMAIPAALFVRRFSYKKGILLGLALYAIGAFLFIPAAQFEQFTFFLLSLYILTFGLAFLETTANPYIISMGDEATSTRRLNFAQSFNPMGSLLGMTVASNYVLTSLDSEKRDAAGNLIFHSLGEAEKAVIRTHDLEIIRNPYVIIGGVVLLVFVIIALTKMPRTQSAEAKNIRAIDSARRLLRNHNYREGVLTQFFYVAAQIMCWTFIIQYAENIGIPKAVGQRWNILAMSLFLTSRFISTYLMKYLRPSSMLTLFAAGAMTTTLGVIFIGGMTGLYCLVATSVFMSLMFPTIYGIALKGLGDDSTLGAAGLVMAIVGGALMPPLQGAIIDLGTIAWLPAVNASFVLPFICFTVICIYGLRTNRRRIMG from the coding sequence ATGAAACACAGTACGTCACCTTCCAAACCGGCGGTTATTGAGAAAAAATACCTCGTCCCCTTTATACTTATCACCAGTTTATTTGCCCTGTGGGGGTTTGCCAACGACATCACCAATCCCATGGTGGCTGCTTTTCAAACCATTATGGAGATTCCGGTTTCGGAAGCGGCATTGGTGCAATTTGCGTTTTACGGCGGCTACGGCACCATGGCCATCCCTGCAGCATTATTCGTCAGGCGGTTCAGTTACAAGAAAGGCATACTTCTGGGATTGGCCCTGTATGCCATTGGGGCATTTTTATTTATCCCCGCGGCTCAGTTCGAACAATTCACGTTTTTCCTGCTGTCGCTCTATATCCTGACTTTCGGACTGGCTTTTTTGGAAACAACCGCCAATCCGTACATCATTTCGATGGGTGATGAAGCTACTTCTACACGCAGGCTGAACTTTGCCCAATCGTTTAACCCGATGGGCTCATTGTTAGGCATGACTGTAGCATCGAATTACGTGCTTACGTCCCTTGACTCGGAGAAACGCGATGCGGCAGGCAACCTTATCTTCCATTCGCTGGGTGAAGCTGAAAAGGCAGTTATCCGGACGCACGACCTGGAAATCATCCGCAATCCGTATGTGATCATCGGCGGGGTCGTTTTGCTGGTCTTCGTCATTATCGCTTTGACTAAAATGCCCAGGACCCAATCGGCAGAGGCGAAAAATATCCGTGCCATAGATTCAGCCAGGAGATTACTCCGGAACCACAACTACCGCGAGGGGGTTCTCACGCAATTCTTCTACGTAGCCGCACAAATCATGTGCTGGACATTTATTATTCAGTATGCCGAGAACATCGGAATCCCCAAAGCTGTGGGTCAGCGATGGAACATCCTCGCCATGTCCCTGTTCCTGACGAGCCGCTTTATCAGCACTTACCTGATGAAATACCTGAGGCCCTCATCGATGTTGACCCTGTTTGCTGCAGGGGCTATGACAACAACACTGGGAGTTATCTTCATCGGCGGGATGACCGGTTTGTATTGCCTGGTAGCCACCTCCGTTTTCATGTCGCTGATGTTCCCAACCATTTACGGGATCGCACTCAAAGGGTTGGGCGACGACTCAACGTTGGGAGCGGCTGGCCTGGTTATGGCCATTGTCGGCGGTGCATTGATGCCTCCCCTGCAGGGAGCCATTATCGATTTGGGCACCATAGCTTGGCTACCCGCCGTGAACGCATCGTTTGTTTTGCCATTTATCTGTTTCACGGTTATCTGCATTTACGGTTTACGGACAAACAGAAGGAGAATTATGGGCTGA
- a CDS encoding Gfo/Idh/MocA family oxidoreductase, producing the protein MKQLIYLFTITAVLFASCNTDSQKGKTAETFQPIETNVSARPAGQKHVVGLTSPKMDTVRVGFIGLGMRGPSAVQRFTHIPGAKIVALCDLHPDRVEKSQQILDKAGVPRAAAYSGSEDAWKELCQRDDIDLVYIATDWKRHAQMMIYAMEQGKHVACEVPAAMTMEEIWDVVNTAERTQKHCMQLENCVYDFFELTTLNMAQQGVLGDILYAEGAYIHQLEDFWDSYENDWRMEYNKTHRGDIYATHGMGPACQVLDIHRGDKMNYLVAMDSKPVSIPAYLKEKRGEEAPDFKNGQHTMTMIRTENGKTIHIQHDVASPRPYSRMYQVQGTNGFANKYPNEGYALKADAVEAGTVPNHENLSAHSYVSDEVKKVLMDKYKHPIHIELEETAKKVGGHGGMDFIMDYRLVYCLQNGLPLDMDVYDLAEWCSLAPLTALSLENNSAPVAVPDFTRGHWNDVKGFRHAFVN; encoded by the coding sequence ATGAAGCAACTGATTTATTTATTTACCATCACAGCCGTTCTTTTTGCATCCTGTAACACCGATTCGCAAAAAGGAAAAACGGCAGAAACTTTTCAACCCATCGAAACCAACGTTTCGGCTCGCCCTGCCGGACAAAAGCATGTAGTGGGATTGACCTCACCCAAAATGGATACCGTCCGTGTAGGGTTTATCGGGCTGGGAATGCGTGGCCCGAGTGCCGTACAACGATTCACCCATATACCGGGAGCAAAAATTGTCGCACTGTGCGACCTTCATCCCGACAGGGTTGAAAAATCTCAACAAATTCTCGACAAAGCGGGGGTGCCCCGTGCCGCAGCGTACAGCGGAAGCGAGGACGCCTGGAAAGAACTTTGCCAAAGGGACGACATCGATCTGGTTTACATAGCTACGGACTGGAAACGTCACGCTCAGATGATGATCTACGCTATGGAGCAAGGGAAACACGTAGCTTGTGAAGTACCGGCTGCTATGACCATGGAGGAAATCTGGGACGTTGTCAACACGGCAGAACGTACCCAGAAACATTGCATGCAACTCGAAAACTGCGTGTATGATTTCTTTGAACTGACCACACTCAACATGGCGCAACAAGGTGTTCTTGGAGACATCCTCTACGCTGAAGGCGCTTATATCCATCAACTGGAAGATTTTTGGGATTCTTACGAAAACGACTGGCGCATGGAATATAACAAAACACACCGGGGAGACATTTACGCTACGCACGGAATGGGCCCTGCCTGTCAGGTTCTCGACATCCACCGAGGCGATAAAATGAACTACTTGGTGGCTATGGACAGCAAGCCGGTAAGCATCCCCGCCTACCTGAAAGAAAAGCGAGGTGAGGAAGCACCCGATTTCAAAAACGGACAACACACCATGACTATGATTCGTACCGAAAACGGGAAAACCATCCATATTCAACACGATGTTGCCTCTCCTCGTCCATACAGCCGTATGTATCAGGTACAGGGGACCAACGGATTTGCGAATAAATATCCGAATGAAGGTTATGCCCTTAAAGCCGATGCTGTTGAAGCCGGCACTGTCCCCAACCACGAAAACCTGTCCGCTCACTCTTATGTGTCGGATGAAGTTAAAAAAGTACTGATGGATAAGTACAAACATCCGATTCACATCGAACTCGAAGAGACTGCCAAAAAAGTAGGCGGACACGGAGGAATGGACTTTATCATGGATTATCGCCTGGTCTACTGCCTGCAAAACGGACTTCCACTGGACATGGACGTATACGACCTGGCAGAATGGTGCAGCCTAGCCCCTCTTACGGCTTTATCGCTCGAAAACAACTCTGCCCCGGTAGCGGTTCCCGACTTCACGCGGGGGCACTGGAATGATGTAAAAGGATTCAGGCACGCGTTTGTAAATTAG
- the fucI gene encoding L-fucose isomerase yields the protein MKTYPKIGIRPAIDGRQGGVRESLEEKTMNLAKAVANLISSTLKNGDGSPVECVIADTTIGRVGESAACAEKFEREGVGSTITVTSCWCYGSETMDMNPHYPKAVWGFNGTERPGAVYLAAVLAAHAQKGLPAFGIYGRDVQDLDDNSIPDDVAEKLLRFARGAQAVATMRGKSYLSIGNVSMGIAGSIVNPDFFQEYLGMRNEQVESIEILRRMEEGIYDREEYAKAMAWTRKYCVPNEAEDLNRAEKVKNRAEKDADWEFVVKMTLIIRDLMTGNPSLREMGFKEEAIGHNAIAAGFQGQRQWTDYKPNGDFSEALLCSSFDWNGIREAYVVATENDACNGVAMLFGHLLTNTSQIFSDVRTYWSPAAVKRVTGKELTGKAKDGIIHLINSGATTLDATGKQRKEGKPAMKPFWEINEKEVEDCLAATRWCPANRDYFRGGGYSSNFLSEGGMPVTMSRLNLVKGVGPVLQIAEGWTVEIDPEIHKTLNERTDQTWPTTWFVPRLTSKPAFKDVYSVMNNWGANHGAISYGHIGQDLITLASILRIPVCMHNVEEDEIFRPAAWNALGMDKEGADYRACATFGPIYK from the coding sequence ATGAAAACTTATCCAAAAATCGGTATTCGTCCCGCCATCGACGGGAGACAAGGAGGCGTCAGAGAGAGCCTCGAGGAAAAAACAATGAACCTGGCAAAGGCCGTTGCCAACCTGATAAGTTCAACCTTAAAAAACGGTGATGGAAGTCCCGTTGAATGTGTAATCGCCGACACAACTATTGGACGGGTGGGCGAAAGTGCTGCCTGTGCCGAAAAATTTGAACGTGAGGGCGTAGGATCCACCATAACTGTTACATCGTGCTGGTGCTACGGATCCGAAACCATGGACATGAACCCGCATTACCCCAAGGCAGTATGGGGTTTCAACGGAACTGAACGTCCGGGAGCGGTGTACCTGGCAGCCGTTCTGGCGGCTCACGCCCAAAAAGGGTTGCCTGCCTTTGGTATTTACGGGCGCGACGTGCAAGACCTGGACGACAATTCCATTCCCGATGACGTGGCTGAAAAGCTGCTGCGCTTTGCCCGCGGAGCGCAGGCTGTCGCCACCATGCGCGGAAAATCCTACCTATCGATAGGAAATGTATCTATGGGTATTGCCGGTTCCATTGTCAATCCCGATTTCTTCCAGGAATACCTGGGGATGAGAAACGAACAAGTGGAATCCATCGAAATTCTTCGTCGCATGGAAGAAGGAATTTACGACCGGGAAGAGTATGCCAAAGCAATGGCATGGACAAGAAAATATTGTGTCCCGAACGAAGCCGAAGACCTCAACCGGGCTGAAAAAGTAAAGAACCGTGCCGAAAAAGATGCTGATTGGGAATTTGTGGTAAAGATGACCCTTATCATCCGCGACTTGATGACCGGAAACCCCAGTCTCAGGGAGATGGGATTCAAAGAAGAGGCCATCGGACACAACGCTATTGCCGCCGGTTTTCAAGGACAACGCCAGTGGACCGACTATAAACCGAACGGCGACTTCTCCGAAGCCCTGCTCTGTTCATCTTTTGACTGGAACGGAATTCGTGAAGCCTATGTGGTAGCTACCGAAAACGATGCCTGTAACGGCGTGGCCATGTTGTTTGGACATCTTCTGACCAACACTTCCCAGATCTTCTCCGATGTACGCACGTACTGGAGTCCTGCGGCAGTGAAACGGGTTACGGGAAAAGAGCTTACCGGAAAAGCCAAAGACGGAATCATTCACCTCATCAACTCCGGCGCCACCACGCTCGACGCGACCGGGAAACAACGGAAAGAGGGCAAACCGGCCATGAAACCGTTCTGGGAAATCAACGAAAAAGAGGTAGAGGACTGTCTGGCGGCCACGCGCTGGTGTCCAGCAAACCGCGATTATTTCCGCGGCGGAGGCTACTCTTCCAATTTCCTCTCGGAAGGCGGGATGCCCGTTACCATGTCACGCTTAAACCTGGTAAAAGGTGTCGGTCCGGTGTTGCAAATAGCCGAAGGATGGACCGTAGAGATCGATCCGGAGATTCATAAAACGCTCAACGAACGCACCGATCAGACCTGGCCCACCACCTGGTTCGTCCCCAGGCTGACCAGCAAACCGGCCTTCAAGGATGTCTACTCGGTAATGAACAACTGGGGAGCAAACCACGGGGCCATCAGCTACGGACACATCGGACAGGACCTGATCACGCTGGCCTCCATTCTTCGCATTCCGGTGTGTATGCACAACGTGGAAGAAGACGAGATATTCCGCCCCGCAGCATGGAATGCATTGGGAATGGATAAGGAAGGTGCCGACTACCGCGCCTGCGCCACCTTTGGCCCCATTTACAAATAA
- a CDS encoding GntR family transcriptional regulator, translating to MELEFNNKNTKVKQLADYIQRAISMNELKPGDKLSSINTLSRQHNISRDTVFKAFNDLRARGLIESIHGKNYYVSYRVKNVLLILDEYTPFKDALYNALVSKLPSNHKIDLWFHQYNENLFNNIVRESYGMYNKYLIMNYSNDVLAESLSKINPKKLLLLDFGSFNKEGLSYVCQDFDRAFYDALDQAKLDFKKYKKIVFLFDKRHKHPQSSKDYFIRFCTDNNFEFEIIESFTPQTPVVEGTLYIIIKQTDVVEVIKRSKADKLTVGRQFGIIGYNNNPFYEVIENGIAAISIDWEEMGNLAADFVITGNPITRYLPTKIIKRGSY from the coding sequence ATGGAATTGGAATTCAACAACAAGAATACGAAAGTAAAGCAATTAGCCGACTATATCCAGAGGGCTATATCGATGAACGAATTGAAGCCCGGAGATAAACTATCCTCGATCAACACGTTAAGCCGACAGCACAACATATCCCGCGATACCGTTTTCAAAGCCTTCAATGACCTGAGAGCACGTGGGCTCATCGAATCCATCCACGGGAAAAACTACTACGTAAGCTACCGGGTAAAAAACGTGCTGCTCATCCTTGATGAATACACACCGTTCAAAGACGCATTGTATAATGCGCTGGTATCCAAGCTGCCTTCAAACCATAAAATCGACCTCTGGTTCCATCAATACAACGAGAACCTTTTCAACAACATTGTTCGGGAATCTTACGGCATGTACAACAAATACCTGATTATGAATTATAGCAACGATGTGCTGGCAGAGTCGTTGTCAAAAATCAATCCCAAAAAATTACTGCTGCTCGATTTCGGCAGTTTTAACAAGGAAGGACTGTCGTACGTCTGCCAGGACTTTGACCGGGCTTTTTACGATGCCTTGGATCAAGCAAAGCTTGATTTCAAAAAATACAAAAAAATTGTTTTCCTGTTCGATAAACGACACAAGCATCCGCAAAGCAGCAAAGACTATTTTATCCGGTTCTGTACGGACAACAATTTCGAATTTGAAATCATCGAATCTTTCACACCTCAAACGCCTGTTGTGGAGGGCACATTATACATCATTATCAAGCAGACCGATGTGGTAGAGGTCATCAAAAGGAGCAAAGCCGACAAGCTGACCGTGGGCAGACAGTTCGGGATTATCGGTTATAACAACAACCCTTTTTACGAAGTGATTGAAAACGGAATTGCGGCCATCAGCATCGACTGGGAGGAGATGGGCAACCTAGCTGCCGATTTCGTGATAACCGGCAATCCCATTACCCGTTATCTTCCGACAAAAATCATCAAGAGAGGGTCCTATTAA
- a CDS encoding YgiQ family radical SAM protein: MESQPYPLPRFLPTTKKEMDLLGWDQADVILFSGDAYIDHPSFGTAVIGRLLERLGLRVAIVPQPNWRDDLRDFKKLGLPRMFFAVTAGVMDSMINRYTANKRLRSQDAYTPDGRSDMRPDRAVTIYSNILKELYPDIPLIIGGVEASLRRVSHYDYWSDSLHKTILAGTNADLLVYGMGELPITRVVREMQNGKTIAEMRHVPQTAFLAGKDNVPENSFKDEIQLFSHEECLEDKLKQAKNFRIVEEQSNALHASRILQDVDNKTLVVNPPFPPMTEEEIDASFDLPYTRLPHPKYKNKHIAAYEMIKFSVNLHRGCFGGCAFCTISAHQGKFIASRSKESILREVRKITEMPGFKGYISDLGGPSANMYKMQGKDLSVCEKCRRPSCIHPGICPNLNTNHAPLLDIYRSVDNLPMVKKSFIGSGIRYDMLLHRGKDESANKAAEEYTKELIVNHVSGRLKVAPEHTADRTLNVMRKPSFGLFYQFKKIFDAENNKQNLNQQLIPYFISSHPGCTEEDMAELAAITKNLNFKLEQIQDFTPSPMTLATEIYYTGYHPYSLEKVYTAKSPSQKESQRQFFFWYDKNNRKKLIAELKRLNRTDLIEKLYPKVK; the protein is encoded by the coding sequence ATGGAAAGCCAACCCTATCCTTTGCCCCGCTTCCTCCCTACAACCAAAAAAGAGATGGATCTTCTCGGGTGGGACCAGGCGGACGTGATCCTCTTTTCGGGAGATGCCTACATCGATCATCCTTCGTTTGGGACTGCGGTGATTGGACGACTGCTGGAAAGGCTGGGGTTGCGCGTAGCCATTGTTCCTCAACCAAACTGGAGGGACGATTTGCGGGATTTTAAAAAACTGGGGCTTCCTCGAATGTTTTTTGCCGTAACCGCCGGTGTTATGGACTCGATGATCAACCGATACACCGCCAATAAACGCTTACGATCGCAGGATGCCTACACACCCGACGGGAGGTCGGATATGCGCCCCGACCGGGCCGTAACGATCTATTCCAACATCCTGAAAGAACTCTATCCCGACATTCCGCTGATTATCGGAGGTGTGGAAGCTTCCCTCCGCCGGGTTTCGCATTACGATTACTGGAGTGATTCTCTGCATAAAACGATACTGGCAGGCACCAACGCCGACTTGCTGGTTTACGGCATGGGCGAACTGCCGATTACCCGCGTGGTCCGGGAAATGCAAAACGGAAAAACGATTGCCGAAATGCGGCATGTGCCTCAGACAGCTTTCCTTGCGGGAAAAGACAATGTTCCTGAAAATTCATTTAAAGACGAGATCCAGTTGTTCTCTCATGAAGAATGCCTGGAAGACAAGCTGAAACAGGCGAAAAACTTTCGTATTGTGGAAGAGCAGTCCAACGCGTTGCACGCATCGCGTATCTTACAGGATGTGGACAATAAGACGCTGGTTGTGAATCCACCTTTTCCCCCGATGACGGAAGAGGAAATTGATGCATCTTTTGATTTACCATACACCCGCTTGCCTCATCCCAAGTACAAAAACAAACATATTGCGGCTTACGAAATGATCAAGTTTTCAGTAAACCTGCACCGGGGTTGTTTTGGAGGATGTGCTTTTTGTACCATCTCGGCACACCAGGGAAAGTTTATCGCGTCGCGATCAAAAGAATCGATTCTCCGGGAAGTCCGGAAAATCACCGAAATGCCCGGATTCAAAGGATACATAAGCGATTTGGGAGGGCCGTCGGCAAACATGTACAAGATGCAGGGCAAAGACCTGTCGGTTTGTGAAAAGTGCAGACGCCCGTCGTGCATCCATCCCGGTATTTGCCCAAATCTCAATACCAATCACGCTCCACTGCTCGACATCTATCGCTCTGTGGACAACCTGCCGATGGTGAAAAAATCGTTTATCGGAAGCGGAATCCGTTACGACATGCTGCTGCATAGGGGAAAAGACGAAAGTGCCAACAAAGCCGCCGAAGAATACACAAAAGAGTTGATTGTGAACCACGTATCCGGCAGGCTCAAAGTCGCTCCCGAACATACGGCAGACCGGACGCTCAACGTGATGCGTAAGCCTTCGTTCGGCCTGTTTTATCAATTCAAAAAGATTTTCGATGCTGAAAACAACAAGCAGAACCTGAATCAGCAATTGATCCCTTATTTCATTTCCTCACACCCGGGTTGCACAGAAGAAGATATGGCAGAACTTGCCGCTATTACTAAAAACCTGAATTTCAAACTGGAGCAAATACAGGACTTCACACCCTCGCCCATGACACTGGCTACAGAGATCTATTACACAGGCTACCACCCTTATTCGCTCGAAAAGGTTTACACCGCAAAATCCCCTTCACAAAAAGAAAGTCAACGACAATTTTTTTTCTGGTACGACAAGAACAACCGGAAGAAATTAATCGCAGAGTTGAAACGGCTCAATCGCACCGATCTTATTGAGAAACTCTATCCAAAAGTTAAATAG